DNA from Gephyromycinifex aptenodytis:
GGTTTCGGCGCGGACATGGGCGCCGAGCGTTTCTTCAACCTCAAGTGCCGGGTCTCCGGGCTGCAGCCGGATGCGGCAGTCCTGGTCGTGACGGTGCGCGCGCTCAAGGCGCACTCAGGTCGCTACAAGGTAGTCGCGGGTAAGCCGTTGCCGCCGCAGATGTTGGAGGAGAACCCGGCCGATGTTCGCGCCGGCGCCGCCAACCTGCGCAAACACATCGAAATCGTGCGCAGCTTCGGGGTCTCCCCCGTCGTGGCCATCAACGCCTTCCCCGGCGACTTCGACAGCGAACACGAGGTCATCAAGCAGATCGCCCAGGTCGCCGGAGCTCACGTGGCAGTCAGCACCCATGTCCGCGACGGCGGCGACGGCGCCAGGGAATTGGCGCACGTCGTGGAGAAGGCCTGCTCCGAGGCAACCGACTTCATGTACACCTACGAACTCGACGCGCCGCTGAAGGACAAGCTGCACGCCATCGCCACCAAGGTGTACGGAGCCGACCACGTCGCCTACGCTCCCTCGGCCGAGCGAGACCTGGCCCGGTTCGAGGTCCTCGGCTACAGCCAGTTCCCTGTCGTCATCGCCAAGACGCATCTGTCCATCTCCAGCGACCCGAGCTTGAAGGGCGCCCCCACCGGCTGGACCTTGCCGGTGCGTGAGGTGCGCGTCGCGGCCGGAGCGGGCTACGTGTACGCCATCGCCGGAGAGATGCGCACGATGCCCGGCCTGGCGAAGTCACCCGCGGCCGAACGCATCGACATCGACGCAGACGGCAACATCGTCGGCCTGTTCTGATCGCTGCGCACCACCCGATAGCGCACCGGAGCCCCGCACCGATTCATTTCGGTGCGGGGCTCCTGCGGTGCCTGCCTCAGCGCCCACCTGTTCCGCGGCCCTGACGCGGGTCGGTTCTGAGTCGAGTGTGCCGGTGCTCCTGTCTGGCGGTGCGCCAGCGGATGCAGCCGGGCTGGGTGCTGTGGACCCTGTGAGCATGTCCTCGGGCCCTCGCGGATGGCCCGCACTCAACGGGACGGATCCTGCCATGCCCCACCGTGGCGCTGATGGCGAAAGAGCCCCGGGGCCACGATGGGGTCAGCTGAGGGTTCGGCTCAGTGTTCGGCGTCCTGCCAGGAGCGACCGGTCCCGATGTTGACCTCGAGGGGTACGGCAAGGTCAGCGGCGGCACCCATGCGGTCGCGCACGAGGTCGGTGACGGTCTCGAGCTCACCCGGCGCGACCTCGAGGACGAGTTCGTCGTGTACCTGCAGCAGCACTCGCGACGCGAGCCCGGCCTCGCGCAGTCCCGCGTCGACGCCGAGCATAGCGATCTTGATGATGTCGGCTGCCGAGCCCTGGATGGGGGCGTTGAGCGCCATCCGTTCAGCCATGTCGCGGCGCTGTCGGTTGCCGGAATCGAGGTCGGGCAGGTAACGGCGGCGGCCGAACATCGTCTCGGTGTAGCCCACTGCGCGAGCATCGGCGACGATCTGCTGCAGATAGTCACGCACTCCCCCGAACCGCAGGAAGTATTCGTCCATGAGGCCCTTGGCTTCGGCGGTGCTGATTGCCAACTGCTTGGACAGCCCATACGCGGACAACCCGTACGCCAGCCCGTAGGACATCGCCTTGACCTTGCTTCGCATCGCCGGGGTGACCTCACCCGGTTCGACGCCGAACACCTTGGAGCCGACGAATCGGTGCAGGTCCTCCCCGCTTTGGTAGGCCTCGATGAGCCCCTCGTCACCCGAGAGGTGAGCCATGATCCGCATCTCGATCTGGCTGTAGTCGGCCGACATGAGCGTCTCGTAACCCGAGCCCACCACGAAGACCGACCGGATACGACGCCCTTCATCGGTGCGGATCGGGATGTTCTGCAGGTTGGGATCCGTGGAGGATAGCCGACCGGTGGCCGCGATGGTCTGCTGGTAGGTCGTGTGGATGCGCCCGTCGTCGGCAACCGACTTGATCAGTCCCTCGACGGTGACCCGAAGGCGGCTCGCGTCCCGGTGCCGCAGCAGCGCCTCCAGGAAGGGATGTTCGGTCTTGGCGTACAGGTCGCCCAGCGCATCGGCATCCGTGGTGTAGCCGGTCTTGGTGCGCTTGGTCTTGGGCATCGAGAGCTCGTCGAAGAGCACCACCTGCAACTGTTTGGGCGAACCGAGGTTGACCTCATGACCGATCGCGGCGAAGGCGTCGGCTTGCGCTTGCCCGACCTGGTCGGCGAAATGGCCTTCCAGATGTTGCAGGGCCTCAGCATCGGCCGCGATTCCCACCCGCTCCATCCGGGCCAGGACTTCTGTCAGGGGTAGTTCGATGTCGCGCAGCAGCTCAGCCCCGTTGGACTTCTGGACGTCTTCATCGAGTGCCGCCGAGAGGTCGAGGACGGCTTGGGCGCGGCTCATCGATGTTTGTGCCTGGATCGACCCGCCTTCGCAACCGAGAGCAAGATCCAGGGTGCCCTGGCCTTGCTGTTGGGAGGCCGGCGTCAGTTCGCGGCGCAGGTGGCGCATCGCCAAGTCCGCCAAGTCGTAACTGCGCTGATCAGGACGGGCTAGATAGGCGGCCAGCGCCGTGTCCGAGACGATGCCGTGCACCTGCCATCCCCGCTCCGCTGCGGACTGCACCTGACGTTTGGCATCGTGCAGCGCCTTCGGGCGTTGCGGGTCGGCCAACCAGTCGGCAAGGGCCCGCTCGTCCGCGGTGTCCATGTCGGCGACGGCGATGTAGGCGCCCTGTCCATCGACTGCAATCGACACCGATTCCACGTCGCCGGTGCCCCGCGCCCAGGTGCCGACGATCTCGACACCGCTACGCCCCGAGGAATGCTCCTGCAGCCACGCCTGGACCTGGCCCGGTTCCAGCACCTGACCCTCGACGGCGACCGCCCCCTCGGCCTCAGGCTCTGGGGCCTCCAGAGTGCTGAACAGCCGGTCCCGCAGGATTCGGAACTCCAGGCCGTCGAAGACCCGGTGCACCTCGTCGCGATCCCAGCTCACGCGCTCCAGGTCATCGACGCTGTGCGGTAGCGGCACATCCAGGACCAGCGCGTTGAGACGGCGGTTGCGCAGCACTGAATCCAGGTGGGCGCGCAGCGATTCGCCCGCTTTGCCTTTGATCTGGTCGACGTGGGCGACGACCCCGGTCAGGTCGCCGTACTGCCCCAGCCACTTGGCTGCCGTCTTGGGCCCGACACCGGGCACCCCGGGCAAGTTGTCAGAGGCTTCACCGACCAGTGCTGCCAGATCGGGGTAGCGCTCGGGAAGAACGCCGTACTTGGCCTCGACGGCACTGGGGGTCATGCGGCTGAGTTCCGAGACCCCCTTGACGGGGTAGAGCAGCGTCACTCGTTCGTCGACCAGTTGCAGGGCGTCTCGGTCACCGGAGACGACGAGCACTTCCATCCCCTGCTGGGCGGCCTGGGTCGACAGCGTGGCCAGGATGTCGTCTGCTTCGTACCCGTCCAGCTCCAGATGGGTGATCCGCAGCGCGTCCAGCACCTCTTTGAGCAACGAAACCTGACCGCGGAACTCATCCGGTGTCGTGGCCCGGCCGGCCTTGTATTCGGCGTACTCCTCGGTGCGGAATGTCTGGCGAGAGACGTCGAAGGCGACGGCCAAGTGGGTCGGCTGCTCATCACGCAACAGGTTGATGAGCATGGCAGTAAACCCGTAGACCGCGTTCGTCGTCTGCCCGGTGCTCGTCGAGAAGTT
Protein-coding regions in this window:
- the polA gene encoding DNA polymerase I, with the protein product MSRLLLLDGHSLAYRAFFALPAENFSTSTGQTTNAVYGFTAMLINLLRDEQPTHLAVAFDVSRQTFRTEEYAEYKAGRATTPDEFRGQVSLLKEVLDALRITHLELDGYEADDILATLSTQAAQQGMEVLVVSGDRDALQLVDERVTLLYPVKGVSELSRMTPSAVEAKYGVLPERYPDLAALVGEASDNLPGVPGVGPKTAAKWLGQYGDLTGVVAHVDQIKGKAGESLRAHLDSVLRNRRLNALVLDVPLPHSVDDLERVSWDRDEVHRVFDGLEFRILRDRLFSTLEAPEPEAEGAVAVEGQVLEPGQVQAWLQEHSSGRSGVEIVGTWARGTGDVESVSIAVDGQGAYIAVADMDTADERALADWLADPQRPKALHDAKRQVQSAAERGWQVHGIVSDTALAAYLARPDQRSYDLADLAMRHLRRELTPASQQQGQGTLDLALGCEGGSIQAQTSMSRAQAVLDLSAALDEDVQKSNGAELLRDIELPLTEVLARMERVGIAADAEALQHLEGHFADQVGQAQADAFAAIGHEVNLGSPKQLQVVLFDELSMPKTKRTKTGYTTDADALGDLYAKTEHPFLEALLRHRDASRLRVTVEGLIKSVADDGRIHTTYQQTIAATGRLSSTDPNLQNIPIRTDEGRRIRSVFVVGSGYETLMSADYSQIEMRIMAHLSGDEGLIEAYQSGEDLHRFVGSKVFGVEPGEVTPAMRSKVKAMSYGLAYGLSAYGLSKQLAISTAEAKGLMDEYFLRFGGVRDYLQQIVADARAVGYTETMFGRRRYLPDLDSGNRQRRDMAERMALNAPIQGSAADIIKIAMLGVDAGLREAGLASRVLLQVHDELVLEVAPGELETVTDLVRDRMGAAADLAVPLEVNIGTGRSWQDAEH